The DNA region AGGCAGGCTTTAGCAACAAGTATTGCTTCTGTTTGAAGCAGGTAAATATGAAATAGCTACTGGGATAGTCATCTATAAAGCTGATTCGATGATCAGCGCTTCAGAGAAAGGGCTTAGAAGTTGCAATGGACAGAAGCAAACACAAGTCTCTGCACTGATATGGTAAGTTATGTGCTTTACAGCTGTTCAGCAGATTTTGTACCGAGCAAACAACTAAATATAAGGTTTCCCAAACCTTGGGAAACTCCACTTTAATGGAGGTGACCCCACTGCAGgtgcttttgggttttgtgggtttgggtttttcttctttcagcacACTATGTTGTGTTCTTTGTTGTCTAACATCTGTCAACTTCTCATTAAACTTTTGATTAAATATGTTTTACCTTGTCAGTGATGTGTTGGATAACTCTATCTCTGCTCCAAACAAAAGACAGGACAGCTCATGTAGAGATAACATCCCtgaagcagcattttattttattcacttaattccaaaacatttaatttagaaGTCTGGCTTCCCAGTCATCCATCTTAACATGGGCAAATATTGACATAGAGTTGTCAGAATACACAGACAACCAAACAGCCAAAGagtttacaaaaaataaattcatgatTCTTCAAAACAACTGCAAAAGGTTACAAGTATCAAAACTCTTAGGTAGATGCACTGCATTTAAAGAAACTGTGCACATAAGTTAgaggcaaaaaaaccaaattgctACTGAAACCTCACATTTCAAACAGTTTATTGTAAACTGATGAACAGAGTTGTCATTTCACATCAGCTTAACTGTTTTctttgactgaaaaaaatttggggtggcTAATTTACTTTGCATGCACAAAATGTACTGCTTAACAGAACTGTCAGCTCATTTCAAACAGAGAACTTTAACTGGAATCTAGTTATCTTCAATCACTTTCCATTAATCTTTTCCGTATTTTCCAATCAACAGGCAAATTAAAAATGCCTCCCTCTGCACTGCTCAAGTGCAACTAAGACAAATAGGGCCAATAAACCAATCAATCCATCAATGCCCATGAAGACTCATCTGAAACTGCTTCTTGATAAAGTGGACAGCAGATCTGAACAGCTGTACAATACAGATATGCTTAGCACTAGATATTTAGTGTGACTGTGGCAAGGAAATATTGGTGATGATGGGGATGGCCAAGTGGATGAAAGAGAGATCAGAGGAAAGCTTATTAATTATTGCCCTCTCCTGCTTCTTCATCCTGCTGATCACTCGTCCACAGAGTGAGGTTATCTCGAAGTAACTGCATGATGAGAGTGGAGTCCTTGTAGGAATCCTCATTTAGTGTGTCCAGCTCTGCTATGGCATCATCAAAGGCTTGTTTGGCTAAAAGGCAGGCCTGCTCAGGGGCATTCTGGATTTCATAGTAGAACACTGAGAAATTGAGTGCCAGCCCAAGCCTGATGGGGTGAGTGGGCTGCATGTGCTCTTTGCTGATTTCAAAAGCCTCTTTATAGGCAGCTTCTGAGGCTTCCACCACACTGTTCTTCTTCTCTCCAGCAGCAACTTCTGCCAAATAGCGGTAGTAATCCCCCTTCATTTTCAGGTAAAAGACCTTGCTCTCATACTGGAAGTCATTGCAGTTCTTGATCAAGTATTTATCTAGGAGAGCCAAAACATCATTGCAGACTGTCTCGAGCTCCTTTTCTATCTTCTCCCTATAGGCTTTAACCTTCTCTAGCTTCTTCTCATTCCCATCTGCCATGGTCTTCTGCTCTATGCTGCTGATGACACGCCAGGAGGACCGTCTGGCTCCCACTACATTCTTGTAGGCTACAGACAGCAGGTTTCTATCCTCGTTTGAGAGGGGCTCATTCAGCTCAGTTACCTGAAAATACAGACAAAGAGCAAATTTAAAGGGTTTGCCCTAGAGAAGAGCGTGCAAACCTCCTTCAATACTTTCATCACAAAGTGCAAGATTCAAAACTTCTTCTAGAACCCAAAATTCCTTCTAGACAGGACTAACTTTATAACATTCAAAGTTTAAAACTGTTCAGCAGTCAGGACTTATAAGAGAGAAATCCTAATAGTTTTGAAGTAATTGAAGGGGTATTTACAAGCCATTGCAAAGAATATTCACTGAATAAAAGTGAGGCAAGCTTGTGTAATGGAGAAGCAATCACAGAGTAAAGCTCAAGTTTTTTAGGAAGTCTGCTCTAATTATACAGACTACACACTTAGTGATGAATTTAAATGAACCTAGAACCAGTTTTTTGAAtctggagcacagcagtgacactggaAGCTGGTGCAATTCTCGCATTTctgtctcctgctgcctgtgtcCATTCACCAGCAGAGATGGAAGTGCTGCAGTCACtaagctctgcacagcacaaatGGCATCAGTGTTCCATGGTCTCTTTCAGACATGCAGTGAGTGATTACAGTGTCATACAAAAGTTACCCTGATTTCTGCTAACTGGCTGCAGACAAATTCCCAGGACAGCAAATCAGGAACTAAGCCATTATCAACTTGGAACTGCTGCTTCAAAAAGCTGAGATTGAAGGATAATACTTCTCATATTGTATATTTAGGCCTATTTCAATTGATGTTTTAATTCAGGCTATCACATCCAAGGTCACTTGAAATTgttctacttttaaaaatttatacaCATGAAATTAAACTCAAAGGAATTCGGATGAAAAATGTAACTCCTCTACCTTAGCCatattgctttaaaattagTCACTAGAATTCTAAGGATATGTACTTTGGTGTGAAAATAAACCTGTCCTTGCTCAGACACTGTTAAAATCATTaactatttcttttaaaaatgtgcacaTTTACACTGCTTGACAGGCACCAGAGTGTTCACAGCCAATACTTACACACTACAAACAATCAAGTCACAAATATTTACACTATTCTGAGACTGCTGGTGTAGGCAGTGAACCTTCTACAAATGTGCTTATTTCCAGAtccaaaaaaatacattaattataACTCTTACACTAAGAGAGAACTTACTTTCAAATTTGGGTTTTGGtcttaaaatatattaagtCAATTAGTTTTATCTCCAAAATTACTTTTCCACAGTTCAGGAACCTGAACTCCCAAAAGACACTGCTCTGCTTGTCCTAACAGAATTAGAGGCAACCTACAGAGGATGAAATGCACAGGAATAAACTCTAATGACATCTTCAGAATCTTCATCATACCTCCCCCAAGCAATATTTTCCTCAACCATCTCCACCACAACCTACCTGGATCGTCTCTAGTTAAGATATTTACAGTTCTTTCACTGCTTAGTGACCAAAATGGGAGCATATAAAGGGAATCCTCACTATAACCCTGGAATTCCTAACTCCACAAGCTAATGAGTGTGCAGTACTCCATCAGctcagaaattaattctgtgtgTGATCCCACACAGGCCATACACCAAGCTGAGCTTCTTCCCaaggaaaacaccccaaagtgAAAGTTCCACAACGGAGAGCAGATCCATGACCTGACCCTGTGATTATAGTGGTTCTGTCAGCCAGAGCCAATTCTGAACCAGGTGCTGCAAAAATCCCTGTGCCTGAGCCAGTATAGTCaggttaaattaaaaaaacttgCCTGATACAAAGTTATGCAGTCCATCATTGTGGAACAAATAGAAACCAACTAATGAATTTTAACCAGATCAATTTCTTGTATCATGTGGGTTCAGAGCTTTATACCAAGAACTGGAAGTTCCATAGCTACAGGTACCCCAGAGAAGGCCATGGGGAAGCCATCTCCCAGCAGGGGAGGGGACTGCTGCCATTAAAGACAACTCATTCCCCTCTCCTACACAAACTTCATCAACCCCAAACCAGACACTCAGGGAGAGGTAACAAAAATATAGTATATCCCACACTTTTAAAGTCCATTTATATATACAGATAAAGCCTACATAACAAACTAGAACCTCAAGCCATTTGTTTcaaaaaattcaatatttaaatatatttcactgTGTTTCTCACATGACTAATCTTAAAATTCTGTATCTCACATCACACACGTTAccagttttaaaaagcaaattatctTTTACCACTATGTAGCTATATTGGAAAAGCAACATAAATCAATAGAGGTCCTAAGCACCACATATTAGGATTAATAGTGTCCAAAAACCAAAGGGCTTACACAGCTACAATTTTTCATGGTTTCTGGAATTATCTAAACCAAAGGGTACTCAATGCTGAAATCTCAGGACGCTGAAGCGTTTGTTGCATCCACTGAGAACCTTTCACCACACTGACCCCCAAAGCATCTTTCTCCAGTGTGCTGAGAAACAATTCTGTACCTACCGTGTAAGGTTTATTTGAAACAGCTGGAATCCTGGAGCAGCAGTTAATGCAGTGGGAATACCATGCCCCATGGAAGAATGCCATTCACATATGATTGTATTTGCTATTAAAATGACTTTAATAGTTACAAATTAGTGGGTTTAGTAAACTAAAACCAATTATTTGTAACAGCAactatttcattttcctctcctgttcACACATTACAATTGAAAATACTGGAATTCttccatgaagaaatgtttacaacaacaaaaatttgtATTGAGCAGTAAATCCCTTATTTAAGCTACAACTGCTACTTGGTctagcttttttctttatagaagGAATTGATGGGAATAAAAAATGACTGTTTCTCCAGCTTTATGCTGACAGATGAAGTGGCAGCCTTGCCACTTTTTTCTCCACCAGCAGAgtcaaaaatcaggaaaatacaCTTTCACCAAAACAATCATTTGTTACTTTATGTTTCTGAAGTAACTACCATGCTGTTGGCTACATTCTGTATTGAAAAGTGCAGTAATaactaaaactgaaattaattgtTCAGATTTCAGTTTACACTGAAAGCACACTACTTTCATATAGCACCTTTAAAAAGTATCAGATGTGTTACattcagagattttaaaaaaattaaacgtttcaaatataaatatatatatataagcagatataaatataatataaatataaagataTCTTGGAGAATAGATTTCTGAGTTAGAATActgatttccttccttttggAGGAAGTCTAAATTCTCTGGATTGCAAGATTACTTCAATATGAAGCTATATGGATTAAAAGCTCTCTGAATTATCTCTCAGTCATTTGCAATCACTGAAAGAGAAGTatgagctgtgaggagagccAGCCCTCAGAACATTCCACAGATTATGCTCAGACCTACAAAATCAACCTCAACACTGAAGAGCATTCTGGAAATTGCTGAGTTGGAGTGAACAACTGGGAAAGCTAAATAACCAACAGATGCTCCATCACAGACATGCAACAGTGTATGAACAGCTCTAAATAAGGGAACTGAtgcttttaaattcagattgctgttggtattttaaaaagtatctaCAAGTTTCAAGACTCCACTTACAAAGTGTTCTCAAGCTCCCAATTACAGAAGCTCATGATCACACAAATTATTTGTGAGCAGAAATGGCATTACAGATGAGAATACCTCAGCTCCAGATGAATCAAAATTTGTGCAGCAATTAGAACAGTTTGCAGACAAGTGGACATGCATACTAGCTGTAAGTACTTTATTTACACACTTCCTAAAGCAAAGCAACTGTGCTCTCATGGTTTCACATGTGCCCAGAGACCATACATACACTGCAGGTCTGCAGTTCTTGGAGAAATATAAAACTATCTACTAGCAACAGCTAGAAATTGTCTTCTTGAGCAGTACATTTTAGTGGGGTCTCTCTTTCACCTTTTAAAATTACCAACTGAAAGAAGAGTTGTTACTATTACACTGTTTGTATCAAGAACTCTAGAGATAGAATTATAAATAAAccttattttaatgttttgtggCTCTGGTATTGAGATACTCAGAAGTATCACTGTTTTAGAACTGGACTGGTTGTAACATTTATTACAACATAATAGCAAAAGtgaacaaaagcagcaaaattaatgtctttttaTTGCCCTCATTTAACGGAGGTGACATTCTTACAACAAAAATGTGGACTCCATTTGAAGCTGCTCTTTTTCAAACTAAAATCATCTTGTGCCTTCAAACAGCAGAACTCTCAAGAGAAACAGTTCCTCTTGGGGCCTTTGGTGTTCAGAGGACAGATCAGCAAGAACAAACCAATTGTAATCTGATATGGAAAGACACTGCTAAGCATCCAGTGGCATTAACATTACCCATAACATTCGGATCGTGTGaatgctttgttttcaaagaagGGACTAGACATAACAGGTTTGAACATTCTACAATTTTATTATGAATCAGTACAGTCAGATCAgtacaaataattttcattgctCGGTTCTGAAAGGAGCAGAGTTgcaaatgtaacattttttaaacacatttcagtATTCAACAGGGTATGGAATGCACTGAGAAACTGTTACCCTACAAAGAAGAGGCAAAAAGGCAACGTTAAAGCTCGGGAAACGCTCCTGGAACAGGGGATAGCTTTCACACCGGGAGGCAGCTACTCTTTGAGTCACCGATGGTAGTGAGTGAGGCAATAGAAACGTCTAGAAGAGGAAGGGGCTCCCCTCGCTGTGTCCCCAGACAGCCCCCGCCGCAGTGCCCATCCCACGGGACCAGCGCCCCCAGACGCTGGCGGACGCCCAGAAGGGGAGATGCACCCAAGGTGAACCCCAGCACCCCGTcggggtgggagggagggaggtgggcGAGGACGGGCCCCATGTGTAGCGGAGAAGGAATGCACAGCGTTCCCGCCGCCAGGAAAGGCGTGCGCCATTCAAATGGCTGCACTGCGAGCCCGATTGGCGCGGTGGGGAGACGGAGAGGagggcatggggacagccccacccccggggcagggacagccGGGGAGCGGGAGGGCTGCGAGACAGGGAACGGAGGGaatgaggggggaaagaaaatacattttgaaaggGGGTGCCAGGTCCGGTTTGGACCGGCTCCTCTTTGTCTcatccctgcccaaggcaggtAGTACCAGGCACCGCCCCACACGGCGGCGAGCTGTCCCGGCGGGGTGGTCCGGCTCCCGCTCCCGCCCTCCTTTCTTCACCGCGACGGGTGGGAGCCGGCGGCTCGCATCCTCCCCGGCCCCAACCCCGCCTCAGACCGGCCCGcacttcctctccctccctcccccgcCACTACTCCCCTGCACACTCCTCCCCGCGTACGCCCCACGGCCTCCACGCTACCGGCCCCACTCACCGACTTCATGGCCGAGGCCATGTCATCGTATCTCTCCGCCTGCTCGGCCAGGcgggctctctgcagcagctgctctcgGTCCCCCATGGCCGCTTCCGTGGTGGCTGCCGGGCTGGGCTCTGCGCGCCCCTCAGAAAGAGCGGAAGGCGGGCGGGGATGTGCGGCTGGCCGCGCACGGGTGGCGGGAGCAGGAACCGTAAGCGGAGCCGCCCGCTGGGCTGtgccgggctgggctgtgctgtgccggGCTcggctgggctgtgctgtgctgtgctggccgCCGCTCCCTCGCCCGCCGGCCGCGCTCCCGGACCGACCGCGGCGTGTGCGGCTCGGAGCCTcgcgctgctgccgccgcccgcgccTGCGCGCCGGGAAGGCAACGAGGGGGCGGAGCCGCggtgctgcaggggaggggagggggcgcCGCTCCCCCGCGCTCTATTTCTAGGTGACGTCACTTGCTATAAATAGCCATGGCGGGGCGCCGGCGGCGGGCCGCGCGTGCGCGCTGGGAgtgctgcattttcctgctgcaaaggTGGAGGtgggcggggggcgcgggcaCTGCGGGACGGGGCACGGCCCGGGCTCGGGCACTGACACCGCCACCGCCTCACCGGGCCTGCTTGGCCTCGCCCGAGGCACGGGCGGGCCGCCGCTGGCTGACCGCGGCCGGGGTGACCACGCTCCGCGTTCACGTGTGTGACCCtacccagccccagggctgctttgTGCGGCCGCAGCCCGCAGTGGTGGCACGGCCGTGCCTCTGTGGGGGAAATGAGCGAATCTCGCATCCCGGCTGCCTTCAAACAGCCCGAGCTGTGGGGGTGGGACCACGGACCAATTCTACTACCTTACCTAAGAGATGCAGCTACATTCAATTTTACTACGTATTTTAATGTGTAATAGTCAAGCTCTTCTTTCATAAATTGACAGACTACCAttcttacattaaaattatCTCAAGGTAAGAACCTTGCACAAACAACAAACTGCTGCTGGTGTCCACAGGAACGCTGGGAGCCACGTTACTCATCTCTGACAATAAATCATGGGTTAACTTTCCCATTCAACCCTGGGCAGCATTTAAACACGCCTGCACTGCTGAAGGTGTGGGGAGCCAAAGGTTTGCTCACCTGCAGGCAGTTCAGCACCAGAGCACCTGTGGCGATTTCAGCTCCCATCTGTCCTCACCCCcaaagagaaggagagaaagtcCACGAGCACACCGGgaagcagggccagggctgctctgtcccGACCTCCCCACTACCCTCGGTACTCTCACGACTTCAAAGGAGTCAATCCAGTCCCTGGTGTCAGACAAAAGTTTTCAGCCTTAACTCTaatgctgctggtttttgtgCATTAAACCTTAatgccatttaaaataaatgctgtggTTTTAAAAGGGATTAGATTAATACTGCTGGTTAaaagacataaataaatatgacaAACAAGAATAAACTATAGTTATATGTAATAAGGCATGAAAGATAAAACTTAGCAAGTTATAATGACTGCCAGAACATTCTGGAAACAGCACTTGCAGTAGTGTGAAGCACATACACCACTGTGCACTCATCCCAGCAAGCCAAATGGGGCTTTTTCCTActgggattttgttttcagtgtttctaaGAGAAGGCAGTGACATCCAAAACCTGAACAGAATGAATCCCAAGCATCAGTTCAATTTAttatcataattattttaaaacttgcaTTGATTTTACCTTAGAATAACTGTTTAGGTATATACAGCAAAGATGTGACTTTGAAAATACACGATTCcatgtaaaaatacaaattttaatgCATCTGACCCTTAGGCAAGAGTAGTGAGAGATGTGCCAATCCTCCTTGCCCAGTTCACTTCAGTTGGGAACCTTTGCAGTTGGAATCATTTCTCAGCAGAGATTAGTCAGTTCGCAAAGGATTCCAACAACTCTGGAAATATGTAGGGTTTACCAGCAGCTTTCTAGTCTTGCACAGCAGCTTCAGACTCCCCATGGAAATGGattacaaagtatttttaaaaccagttATTCACCCACTGAACCAATCTGCATTAATCTTCCAAATATATGTGGATATATCTACACATGCACAAAACATTCTCATTAAATGCTTTGGTTTCCTTAATTGAGGCTTCTGTAAAACAGCTATTTCTCAGTCTAAAGCATCTGAAAAATTCCTAACCTTGAATCCACGAGGTCATGTGTAACCTCACTGCTCTAAAACCAGATACACATCTAAATTCAACAGTTTCAAGAAAAAGTGCTACAATAAGGCAAGATTGTGTGCAGCATTTCCACAGTGTGACTGTAACctaaagaaagggaagagattGAATTTCACATCCAAGGCCTGGGGAGAGCACCTCTATTCCCCTGTGCACAGTGCCCAGTGCTCTGCATCTCCACCCTCAGTAGAGGCTCCACGGTTACACAGAGGtacaaataaacagaaattagaGCTCACACAGTGAGTTTTATAACCTCCTACAATATTTATGAGTCATAATGTCttaaaacaaaactggaa from Camarhynchus parvulus chromosome 15, STF_HiC, whole genome shotgun sequence includes:
- the YWHAH gene encoding 14-3-3 protein eta; this encodes MGDREQLLQRARLAEQAERYDDMASAMKSVTELNEPLSNEDRNLLSVAYKNVVGARRSSWRVISSIEQKTMADGNEKKLEKVKAYREKIEKELETVCNDVLALLDKYLIKNCNDFQYESKVFYLKMKGDYYRYLAEVAAGEKKNSVVEASEAAYKEAFEISKEHMQPTHPIRLGLALNFSVFYYEIQNAPEQACLLAKQAFDDAIAELDTLNEDSYKDSTLIMQLLRDNLTLWTSDQQDEEAGEGNN